In Geoalkalibacter ferrihydriticus DSM 17813, the genomic stretch CGACGCCGGTGGCCAAGAGGGCCGTGCCCGCAAAGGATGGCTATGGCAAAGGCGGCGTGGCTCTGGACATGAACGCTAAAAACGACAAGCTCGACGACGAGTTCGAGCCTTATTAAGAAAAAAACTGGAAGAACTCTCACCGCAGAGATCGCTGAGAACGCAAAGAATGCATGAAGGGTTCTTTCCTCAGCGCTCTCTGCGCTCTCTGCGGTGAGAAAAGATTTATTGGGTTATTTGTGTCCCATTGATTTCGAAGTAGGCGCCCATGTCACTGACCAATCAGGATTTCAAGCGGCTTTGCGATTTTATTTACGCGCAGGTCGGCATCAAGATGTCCGATGTCAAGCGCACCATGCTCGAAGGCCGCCTGCAGAAGCGCCTGCGTGCCCTGGGGTTANTGCGATTTTATTTACGCGCAGGTCGGCATCAAGATGTCCGATGTCAAGCGCACCATGCTCGAAGGCCGCCTGCAGAAGCGCCTGCGTGCCCTGGGGTTAGCGGATCATCGCGCCTATTGCGAGTTTCTCTTCAGTCCGGCGGGGCATGCGCAGGAGTTGGTGCACATGATCGATGTGGTCACCACCAACAAGACGGATTTTTTTCGCGAACCCGCCCATTTCGAGTTCCTGTCCCAGGTGGTGCTGCCCCAGTTGGGCCGCGGCGGCAACGGCAAAATCAAAATATGGAGCGCGGGCTGCTCCACGGGTGAGGAACCCTACACTCTGGCCATGGTGCTGCGCGAATTTCAAGAGACGCGTCCCGAGCAGGCCGGTCGCTACGAAATTTTCGCCAGCGACATTTCCACCCGCGTGCTCGACCACGCCCGGCGCGCGGTGTACAGCGAGGAGCGCATCGCCCCCATTCCATCGGCGTTGCGCAAGAAGTATCTGCTGCGCAGCCGCGACCCCAAGGCGAGTCTGGTACGCATGGATGCGACCCTGCGCGCCCTGCTGCGGTTCGGGCGCATCAATTTCATGGATGAGGATTTCGGTTTTCAAGAGCGCTTTCAGATGATCTTCTGTCGCAACGTCATTATCTATTTCGACAAGCCGACTCAGGAGCGTCTCATGCACAAGTTCTGTCGTCATCTCGATAAAGGCGGCTATCTGTTTCTCGGACACTCCGAGTCTCTGCACGGCTTCGACGTGCCGCTCGTGCAGGTGGCGCCCACGGTTTATCGGAGGCAATGAAAACGTCATGGTGAGCGCCCCCCCTTCAGCAAATTGTCTGTCCGGCTGCAAGAGCTACCTGCCTGATTTAAGTGGTCGGCGGGTGCTGGTTGTTGCCGACGGTGAGGAGAGCCGCGAGCTGCTCGAGGAGATGATTCTTCTCTGGGGGGGAGTGTGTCTTGCCGTTTCAAGCGGTTCCGAAGCGCTGATGCGGGCGCGGCAGGCCCTGGCCGAGGCGTGTCGCTTCGATCTGATCATTATCGACCTCAATCGGACCTGCGCGCGCGGCGCTGCGGCGGCGCGTACTCTGGCGGGAGAGACGGCCCTGGCCGCCACGCCCATTCTGTTTCTCAACGGCGAGCCCTGCCCGCCGCCGGAGTCCACGGCGCTGCCCGGTGCCTTCTGCGTGGAAAAACCCCTGCGCCTGGTCGATCTGCAGGATGCCGTGAGCAAGGTTCTGTGCGGCCGGGTGTTCGGCTTCCCCCGCCGCACCAAGGCCTGGTTGTCCACGGGCAAGGCGCCGGTTTCTCAGCGCATCCTGCTGGTGGAAGACAGCCCGGTCAATCAGAAACTGGTGCAGACCCTTTTCGGCAAACGCGGGCATCAGGTGGCCACGACTGAAAACGGGCGCGAGGCACTGGAACTTTTGGCCCGGGAAACTTACGACATCATCCTTGTCGACATGCAGATGCCGCTCATGGACGGCGTCGAGCTGACCCAGATCATCCGCCGCGGTGAAGGTTTGCGCTCTGATCCCCAAATCCCCATCATCGGCGTGACGGCCCACGCCTGGGATGAAGATCGCGAACATTTTCTCGCCGCCGGATTAAATCATTGCGTGACTAAGCCATTCAAAATCCAGGAACTCCTGGCCCTCGTAGAACGCTACGCAAAGCAGGAGGGGGCAGAAGACAAATGACCAAGGACCAGGGACAAAGGACAAAAAAATGCGCATTCTGATCGTCGAAGATGATTTTACCAGCCGCCGTTTGATGCATAAACTTCTCGAAAACCTTGGCGAATGC encodes the following:
- a CDS encoding response regulator; translated protein: MVSAPPSANCLSGCKSYLPDLSGRRVLVVADGEESRELLEEMILLWGGVCLAVSSGSEALMRARQALAEACRFDLIIIDLNRTCARGAAAARTLAGETALAATPILFLNGEPCPPPESTALPGAFCVEKPLRLVDLQDAVSKVLCGRVFGFPRRTKAWLSTGKAPVSQRILLVEDSPVNQKLVQTLFGKRGHQVATTENGREALELLARETYDIILVDMQMPLMDGVELTQIIRRGEGLRSDPQIPIIGVTAHAWDEDREHFLAAGLNHCVTKPFKIQELLALVERYAKQEGAEDK